The nucleotide sequence CATGGGGCGTAAGTGACAAGTTGGACCCTCTGATTGAACGATGCAAAGCGAGAATCATCAGGAACCGGACGATCAGGAGGCTGCTGAAAGACGGGACGACGAACAAATATCTTCACCCGTTGCCGTCATTGCAGAAGCAAAAAGTTCTGTGGGTAAAACGAATGGTCGCGAGGGACATAGGAGGGACACTGCATGTTTGCTGTAATCAGGAGACATTATTGAACGGCTGTAGGACTTTCTACTGCGATTTCCGGTCTCCCCGGACGCAATGGATTCCCTTCGAGTCATAACGAGGTTGGTTATTACATTGCGGGGACTGGCTGGTGGGGCTTCTGCGCAGAGACCCCTCCGGCTCATCCACAAGCGACGAGCGCCGCCATCACACCACCTCTTCCTTGAGCGTGTCCTGCGAAAACTGCGTCTACGTCAGGAGAAGACCTCGCGGGTTTCTCTGCGGACGTAGTGTCGATGCTGGCCGATGCGACTGCGCGTCAGCTCGATCGTCTGCGGGCGACCTGCGACGTTGTAGAACAGCTTGCTGAACTTCCGGACCAGTGACAGCCAGGCGTTGGCGTTCAGATCCAGCTTGCTAAAGACCTCTTTCAGCTCAGGCGATGTCCGGGACAGCTTCTCACGCGGAAGCTGCTTCGCCGTCCAGCGGAGCAATCGAAGATAGTTTTCCTGGGTCATCGGCAGAAAGCCTTTATCGCTGCAGCGGGCTCCCGTACGGTTTGCAACCGGCCCCGTCTTCCCATTTCGTTCGTCCAGCGGTAATGGTGCCAGAAATCGATCGGCGGTTGACGCTTGCTTCGTTTTAGGGTCATTCGTCTTCTTGACCGAACGGCGGGATGGTTTGCTCTCTGTCGGTGAACCATCGCTGGGAGTGACGGTGATACGGGGGCTTGAGTGGTTCTGCTGAGCCTGAATCCGCCGCTGGACCGAAGTGTAGTCACTGGTCTCCAGTCGATCCGCCATCGCCGCGCGAATCGGGTTTAAATCGACATAGGCAGCACAAGCGACGAGGGCCGCTTCGTCAAGAAGACGGACCGCCCGAAATCGGCTTTGCCAGAAGCGGCCGATCTCCTTGTCCTCGTGGTTGGCGCGCATCGCCACAGTCTGACACAACAGGCGCATCCACCAGCCGATATCGGACAACCGCAAGCGGATAATTTCCAGCTTACGAGGATCGTTCTGGATGAAATCCAACTCGGCCTGATTCGGCTCCAAGGGGTTTCCGTGATCATCCTTCCGGATGGGACAAAGGAGCAACCACCGTCGAGCGACTTCATCATCATCCCAGGCTGCCACGACGTCCGGCCGAGACCGCAAGATCAGATGAAAATGGTTCGAGAGAATCGCGAAGCCGAGCAGATCGATCCCGAAACAGGCGGCATAGCGTTTCAGTAGATCTTCAATCCACCCCTTCCGGTGGTCATAGTTCTTGCCGGTCAGGGAATCAGTCCCCAGCAGAAAGCACCGCCGAACAACCCGGTTCATCACATGCACAATCGCCACCTCATCCGGCGAAAAGACCTCTGCACGCGCCAACCGAGCCATACTTACCCCCTTCGTTCCAAAGCCAACCACCGCGATTCGACTTCACATCCTCCAAGCGTACCCACCTTGAGAACATGCTGTCAACAGAAGATGCTGTGTCCCCGGGGGTGGCTGTCTTACCGGGTGAAAATGGCCACTGCTGCCTTCAATGCGGCAGTCCTTGCAGCAGCCACTCTCTCACCTGCCATCGTTCCGAAGCCCGATGATCCAGTGCCGACGACCGCTGCCTGACGATTTGTATCTCATTGATCAGTGTTAAAGAAACCGCTTGCGCGAGTGGAAGCATGGTGTTATGAGTGGTGAATGACGGCGTTCACCAGATCTCATTCACAGCCTTTCCGCGTAGCAGTTGCCAGAGCGTCGGCAAAACCTCGTTGCGTCTGCTACGTCGAGGGGCTGGCAGAGAGGTGATGTGAAATACAAACCAATTCACTTTAGCCTCCTGATGGTTCGCGCACTGCTCGACGGCAGCAATATGCAAACGCGGCACGTGGTGAAAGGAGAGGCGCTGGACTGGCTGGATGGCGCCTTGTTCTCTCCTTCATTCGTGGCAGACCCCGAGAACCAGCTTTGCCCATACTGCCAGTCCGGCGACCTGCTCTGGGTGCGGAAAACATGGGGCACTGGCAACCGGCGTTGCCCATTTAACGGCTGGATGGACGGAGCATACCCGGGGACATCGCATATCTTCTTGATACGGAAGAAACTCCACCCGAGCCCGCAGCGTGACAACCAACCTTGGTGTAACTCGACAGGGATTCCATCGCGTTCGGTGTGACCGGCAATCGCAACCGAAGCTCTTCGGCCGTTCAAGAATGTCTGCCGCTTACCGCAAACATGCAGTGTCCCCGTGGTCCTCATTCGTTTTATTTATGCAGTACCCGTCCAGTCGCAAAAACGTCGGTAATGGGACACGCCCATAGGGACACTGCTTTTTCCGGGGTAAGAGCCGAACACCCGATACTATCCGTCTGATACGGTCAGGATTACGACCGTTGGCCCGTCAACGGATGCCAGGCGCACTCCAGAAACTGGTGGCTGCCTACGTGTTGTTACGGTTCCAGTTCACGCTCGCCTGCCCCGAGTCATTTGCAGCGCAAGCACTCCAGCGACCGCTAAAAACGATCGCTTCAAATCGAGAACGTCGTGGCGCACTACTCCTGCGTCAGGAGAAAACTTCGCGTGTTTCGCGGCGGACGTAGTGACGGTGCAGGCCGATGCGACTGCGCGTCAGCTCGACCGTCTGCGGTCGACCCGCCACGTTGTAGAACAGTTTGCCGCAACGAAATATGCTGTGTTCCTGTTGGTTTCCTGCTTCTCATTCGGAATTCCAAGCAATGAAGATATTCATCGTCCTTCATCACGAAATCATGGGGGTGCCCGGCAACTACCGTGCTGATGAAATGGTCTTCTATACAGCAAGAAGCTTGACCAAAGCGTTGGAACTTATCAAGAAGACCCACGTCTCACGATGGTCGTGGTGGGAAATTCAAGTTTGCGAACTGGACGACAGCGAATGGCCCGAGCACATTGGTTATTTCGGAAGAAGGGGCGGCAAGATTGCCAAACCGCCCTATGACAAATGTGTTGATATCTTCGAGCAACGTCCGTCCGAATACCGTTGAACTGCAACACATCATGGTGTCAACACAAAATGCTGTGTCCCTATGTCCTTTTCTTGCACCCCGAACGGCCAACCAGCCACCAGATTAGGAAGATGACTCCCTTGCGTAGTATCGTTGATCATCTTTTCGGCAGATTAGATGCAATCGCGATTTACCATCAATGCTCAGGAATGGGCCGTTGTGTTCGTGGTACTCAGTGTCGGCAGATGTGTCTCGATCAGCCAACGTAGCAAAATAGGAGGCAAGTTCGCGATAGTCTTCAGCAGATCCATTGATGCTGATCTGTAGTCCGCCGGAGTACGGACCCTCGCCGATTGGGTTCCAAAGACCATCGGCGTCCTGAAATTCACGATAGACGTCAAATTGGATCATAGTGCACGTCACCTGGAGATACGGTTGGAAGTCCTGTTTAGGAGAAGAAAGGAAAAAGGCGGCGTATCCTGCTGTTTAGGTGAAACTCAGCAACCCCACAGCGGTGTCAACTGGATATGCTGTGTCCCCTTTGTGTTGCAACGTAAACAACCCCGAAGATCTCGTGTTCAACATGCTATAACCGACTTGCTTCGCTGCAATCGCCAGAGCGAGAAGCACACTCCGCCGACGCTCAGCAGCCCGATCGACGTCGGCTCAGGCACGGCAGTCGCCAACAGATTTGGCGACGTAAGCCCTGATTCAAACGTCAACGTGTAACCCGCCTCCTCCGGCGTCCGTCCATCAGGCAATGTCACCCGTGCCAGCACGGCCGTGTGCGAGTAATCAGCGATCGACGTACCATTGAGCACACCAACGAGTGTCGTCGCCTCAACCGTATACGATCCGACGCCGAGCAATTCGTTCTGTGGCGAGAGAACAGGATAGAAATACATTTTGAACGTTAGCCAATTTTCCCCCGGACTGTCATCCCATCCATGGCTGGTGCTCTCGGTATAGATCCCGCCACCTTCTACTCGACCTGAGTATCGCCATTCGTTTGCCTGAACCGTCGTGTGGGTGGTCGCCTTCAACACGAAACTCGCATGGGCATTGTCTCCCGTCGCTGAGATATTGCCGGTCACGCGATAGCTAAGATTGACGTACTGCGGCGTATTTCCTCCCGCGATCGTCACAATGTCGCTCCAGGAAGCTCGCGAAAGGATGTTCTGTTCGGGAGCAGTTGAAGACGAAACAGTTGCCGAAGACAAAGCACCCAGCTTCTGCCATCCATGCTCATCGATATATGAATAGGCGAGGCCGGACCCTCCATACTCGGCCTCCGAGACGACTGCGGAATCGCCTTCTTGAGAGCTGTCCCACTGATATGAGACGGTTCGGGCCTTGGCGTGTACAAGCGAGGCGTCGAGACTCTTGGCGGATCCAGACCAGAAACCGACTTCCACCAGCATCATAATGACCAATATCGTTCTTCGAATCATCAGTAATACTCTCGATCGCATTGGAGAGGAAGGAAGAAAAGCAGCGGAAGAGCGATTGCCCCACGGCTGCCACCGAGCCCAGTGGACCATACTGAACATCCGCGCTGACTGCAACTCCGTCTAGCTAACGTCACATTGAGCGCACTATGAGGTGGGCTCTGATGACGTGATCCGGGGGGGAGGCATGTTAGCTTTCTTTTTTAGGCTTCTTGTTTGCTGTTTGCATGTGGGACGCAAAAAGGGGAACAGCATGTTTGAAGCCAACGACCGACACTAACCGATCGCCCGAATCGAAAGTGCTCATGTGCAACCCCTTCGGCGCAAAACCCTTTGCAGCACGCGTCATTGTAAACCCGCCAGCGCGACCTATTGCAAAGGTGAGTGCCCCGCACAGGTTATCTCGTATGCGACGTCTCCACGGCCGCTTCCCCTGCGCGACACGATGTTAAGATTCATCTCTCGATGTGACCGTGGCGAGCCAACCGTAAATTGAAGGCGCTTTCTGAAAGCTCGGCCGTTCAATCCTTCGAGAGGTTGTATACCCAGAGATCACACTGGTTTGTCCATTGGAGTTGTTTCCGTGATCGCATTTCTAACGCGAGCAGGCCTTGACCGGGTGATGATACATTCGCCTGGTACAAACAGCGGGAGCAACCAGAATGACCGTCGAACTTGGTGGCCATGGCGAGTTCGATATGTACTTCGACGACGTTTCGGTCCATTTCGGATAGCAACAACTCCGAATCGACGCCTTGGAACATGACTAACGCGCCGAATGAGAACGCCAGTACGACTGGTTCTCCCAACTCCGTGACCGTACCTGCGAAATCGCGGGATCTTCCATCTGGGTAACTCAGTACCTGGTTAGACTCCTGCCTGACTCGACATATAGTTCACCGTAGGTTCATCTGGCAGATTCCTTCGCCCGGATATCACCAGTCGAGGCCGAATTCGGCGAGTCGCTGTTTGAGCAGATCGACTCGCAGGATGCGGACG is from Schlesneria sp. DSM 10557 and encodes:
- a CDS encoding transposase — its product is MARLARAEVFSPDEVAIVHVMNRVVRRCFLLGTDSLTGKNYDHRKGWIEDLLKRYAACFGIDLLGFAILSNHFHLILRSRPDVVAAWDDDEVARRWLLLCPIRKDDHGNPLEPNQAELDFIQNDPRKLEIIRLRLSDIGWWMRLLCQTVAMRANHEDKEIGRFWQSRFRAVRLLDEAALVACAAYVDLNPIRAAMADRLETSDYTSVQRRIQAQQNHSSPRITVTPSDGSPTESKPSRRSVKKTNDPKTKQASTADRFLAPLPLDERNGKTGPVANRTGARCSDKGFLPMTQENYLRLLRWTAKQLPREKLSRTSPELKEVFSKLDLNANAWLSLVRKFSKLFYNVAGRPQTIELTRSRIGQHRHYVRRETREVFS
- a CDS encoding PEP-CTERM sorting domain-containing protein (PEP-CTERM proteins occur, often in large numbers, in the proteomes of bacteria that also encode an exosortase, a predicted intramembrane cysteine proteinase. The presence of a PEP-CTERM domain at a protein's C-terminus predicts cleavage within the sorting domain, followed by covalent anchoring to some some component of the (usually Gram-negative) cell surface. Many PEP-CTERM proteins exhibit an unusual sequence composition that includes large numbers of potential glycosylation sites. Expression of one such protein has been shown restore the ability of a bacterium to form floc, a type of biofilm.), whose amino-acid sequence is MIRRTILVIMMLVEVGFWSGSAKSLDASLVHAKARTVSYQWDSSQEGDSAVVSEAEYGGSGLAYSYIDEHGWQKLGALSSATVSSSTAPEQNILSRASWSDIVTIAGGNTPQYVNLSYRVTGNISATGDNAHASFVLKATTHTTVQANEWRYSGRVEGGGIYTESTSHGWDDSPGENWLTFKMYFYPVLSPQNELLGVGSYTVEATTLVGVLNGTSIADYSHTAVLARVTLPDGRTPEEAGYTLTFESGLTSPNLLATAVPEPTSIGLLSVGGVCFSLWRLQRSKSVIAC